The Streptomyces sp. NBC_01244 genome contains a region encoding:
- a CDS encoding PspC domain-containing protein: MTEVHDSPPPDAGAGRSAAGASAGSASPLAERPPLRRGKRDKVLAGVCGGLGRYFGLDPVIFRIVLGVLAVTGGVGLIFYGFAWLLLPQEGEEDSEAKKLLTGRVEGSTLAAVFAALVGCALFLSMLDNGGLAVFSVLAVLALGAAAYWSLRRRSGPGGAVEDKAAAAGAEFVYPAATRTGHRTAHSPAPPETQAPPAPGGPSWWRDPLVKDGTTGPVGSTGYLWGPEDSVGAVPGGGPAATAPPSAERVPWQPRGGIGGRVFVLAALAGSIATAAVWEGSTLSHALQVGFAAALAVFGLGLAVSSVKGRTGFGTILFSVITAVLLAGSVALPKDIRTDWRVVDWHPTAVAEVAPVYEAGTGLATLDLSHVDVPKGTTVPVSASIDAGRLRVILPREVTAKTVATVRLGDIQMPGDTGEDVRIRNHPETREATLPPDSGTKAGGTIELHLSAGVGQVEVARAAS, encoded by the coding sequence ATGACCGAAGTACACGATTCCCCGCCGCCGGACGCAGGAGCCGGCAGGAGTGCGGCCGGTGCGAGCGCCGGCTCCGCTTCGCCGCTCGCCGAGCGCCCTCCCCTGCGCCGCGGCAAGCGGGACAAGGTGCTCGCGGGCGTGTGCGGCGGGCTGGGCCGGTACTTCGGTCTCGATCCGGTGATCTTCCGGATCGTGCTCGGCGTCCTCGCCGTCACCGGCGGCGTCGGTCTGATCTTCTACGGCTTCGCGTGGCTGCTGCTGCCCCAGGAGGGCGAGGAGGACAGCGAGGCGAAGAAGCTGCTGACCGGCCGGGTCGAGGGCTCGACGCTGGCGGCGGTCTTCGCCGCGCTGGTGGGCTGCGCCCTGTTCCTGTCGATGCTGGACAACGGCGGGCTGGCGGTCTTCTCCGTGCTGGCCGTCCTGGCGCTGGGCGCCGCGGCGTACTGGTCGCTGCGCCGGCGCAGCGGGCCCGGCGGAGCTGTCGAGGACAAGGCCGCCGCGGCGGGCGCGGAGTTCGTGTACCCGGCGGCCACCCGTACCGGGCACCGCACCGCGCACAGTCCGGCGCCGCCGGAGACCCAGGCGCCGCCCGCGCCCGGGGGCCCGTCCTGGTGGCGGGATCCGCTGGTCAAGGACGGCACCACGGGGCCGGTCGGCTCGACGGGGTACCTGTGGGGCCCCGAGGACTCGGTCGGGGCCGTACCCGGCGGCGGTCCGGCGGCGACGGCTCCGCCATCCGCGGAGCGCGTCCCCTGGCAGCCCCGCGGCGGCATCGGCGGCCGGGTGTTCGTACTGGCCGCGCTGGCCGGGAGCATCGCCACCGCCGCGGTCTGGGAGGGCAGCACCCTGAGCCATGCCCTGCAGGTCGGCTTCGCCGCCGCCCTCGCCGTCTTCGGCCTGGGGCTCGCGGTGAGCTCGGTCAAGGGCCGCACGGGCTTCGGCACCATCCTGTTCTCGGTGATCACGGCCGTCCTGCTGGCCGGTTCGGTCGCGCTGCCCAAAGACATCAGGACCGACTGGCGCGTCGTGGACTGGCATCCGACCGCGGTGGCCGAGGTGGCGCCGGTGTACGAGGCGGGAACCGGGCTCGCCACCTTGGACCTCAGCCACGTGGACGTGCCCAAGGGCACCACCGTGCCCGTCAGCGCTTCCATCGACGCGGGCCGGCTGCGGGTGATCCTCCCGAGGGAGGTCACCGCGAAGACGGTGGCGACGGTCAGGCTGGGCGACATCCAGATGCCCGGCGACACCGGCGAGGACGTCCGTATACGCAACCACCCCGAAA
- a CDS encoding PspC domain-containing protein encodes MPVAAAPRTPYAPDSDETPQRKLYRSADGRMLGGVARGLAGHLGLPVIWVRLTFLGLFMWGDGLGMLLYAAFWVFVPLGVGGRSGHRSYFDTLPDGTRRLRKPERGQIIALIALCVGAGIFISQVQVGGSSGRYVWPTLLVGAGVVLVWRQADNARRAHWNAAAGRHARLLQAARALAGVALVGVGLTVFIVVRGSAAQLGNVLTATLAVLVGVALLAGPWLIRMTQDLSEERLMRIRAQERAEVAAHVHDSVLHTLTLIQRNAEDVGEVRRLARAQERELRNWLYKPEGTGKDEGEEPTTLAEAVKKTAAEVEDHHGVQIEVVVVGDCPLDEKLAAQMQAAREAMVNAAKYGGDGGPVQVFAEVEGQTVFVSVRDRGPGFDIDAVPDDRMGVRESIIGRMQRNGGTARLRSAPDGGTEVELEMERAAKAA; translated from the coding sequence ATGCCCGTAGCAGCCGCCCCACGCACGCCGTACGCACCGGACTCCGACGAGACGCCGCAGCGCAAGCTCTACCGCAGCGCCGACGGCCGGATGCTCGGCGGAGTCGCGCGCGGCCTCGCCGGGCACCTGGGCCTGCCCGTCATCTGGGTCCGGCTCACCTTCCTCGGCCTGTTCATGTGGGGCGACGGCCTCGGCATGCTGCTCTATGCCGCCTTCTGGGTCTTCGTACCGCTCGGCGTCGGAGGCCGCAGCGGCCACCGCTCCTACTTCGACACCCTCCCCGACGGCACCCGGCGGCTGCGCAAGCCCGAGCGGGGCCAGATCATCGCGCTGATCGCGCTGTGCGTCGGCGCGGGAATCTTCATCTCCCAGGTACAGGTCGGCGGCAGCTCCGGACGGTACGTATGGCCGACCCTGCTCGTCGGAGCCGGCGTGGTCCTCGTCTGGCGCCAGGCCGACAACGCCCGCCGCGCCCACTGGAACGCAGCGGCCGGCCGGCACGCCCGGCTGCTGCAGGCCGCCCGCGCACTCGCGGGCGTCGCCCTGGTCGGCGTGGGCCTGACCGTCTTCATCGTGGTCCGCGGCTCCGCCGCCCAACTGGGCAACGTCCTGACCGCCACCCTCGCGGTCCTCGTCGGCGTCGCCCTCCTGGCGGGACCCTGGCTGATCCGGATGACCCAGGACCTCTCCGAGGAGCGCCTGATGCGCATCCGCGCCCAGGAGCGCGCCGAGGTGGCCGCCCACGTCCACGACTCCGTGCTGCACACCCTCACCCTGATCCAGCGCAACGCCGAGGACGTCGGGGAGGTGCGCCGCCTCGCCCGCGCCCAGGAGCGGGAGCTGCGCAACTGGCTGTACAAGCCCGAGGGCACCGGCAAGGACGAGGGCGAGGAACCGACGACGCTGGCCGAGGCCGTGAAGAAGACCGCCGCCGAGGTGGAGGACCACCACGGGGTCCAGATCGAGGTGGTCGTCGTCGGCGACTGCCCCCTCGACGAGAAGCTGGCCGCACAGATGCAGGCCGCGCGCGAGGCGATGGTCAATGCCGCCAAGTACGGTGGCGACGGCGGCCCCGTCCAGGTGTTCGCAGAGGTGGAGGGCCAGACGGTGTTCGTGTCCGTACGGGACCGCGGCCCCGGCTTCGACATCGACGCGGTACCGGACGACCGGATGGGCGTACGAGAATCGATCATCGGCCGGATGCAGCGCAACGGCGGGACGGCCCGACTGCGGTCCGCGCCCGACGGCGGCACGGAAGTCGAGCTGGAGATGGAAAGGGCGGCGAAGGCAGCATGA
- a CDS encoding LuxR C-terminal-related transcriptional regulator: MTEDSASTGGVTRRVRVVLVDDHRMFRTGVQAEIGETERTGVEVVGEAADVDQAVTVITATRPEVVLLDVHLPGGGGVEVLRRCAPLMGAVEDPVRFLALSVSDAAEDVIGVIRGGARGYVTKTITGTDLVDSVFRVQDGDAVFSPRLAGFVLDAFASTDAPPVDEDLDRLTQREREVLRLIARGYAYKEIAKQLFISVKTVESHVSAVLRKLQLSNRHELTRWATARRLI; the protein is encoded by the coding sequence ATGACCGAGGACAGCGCGAGCACCGGCGGCGTGACCAGGAGGGTCCGGGTGGTGCTCGTCGACGACCACCGGATGTTCCGCACCGGGGTACAGGCCGAGATCGGCGAGACCGAGCGGACCGGGGTCGAGGTCGTCGGCGAGGCCGCCGACGTGGACCAGGCCGTCACCGTCATCACCGCCACCCGACCCGAGGTGGTGCTCCTCGACGTGCACCTGCCCGGTGGCGGCGGCGTCGAGGTACTGCGCCGCTGCGCCCCGCTGATGGGCGCCGTCGAGGACCCGGTACGGTTCCTGGCCCTGTCGGTGTCGGACGCCGCCGAGGACGTCATCGGGGTCATCCGGGGCGGCGCCCGCGGCTACGTCACCAAGACGATCACCGGCACCGACCTGGTGGACTCGGTCTTCCGCGTCCAGGACGGGGACGCGGTGTTCTCGCCGCGGCTGGCGGGCTTCGTGCTCGACGCCTTCGCCTCGACGGACGCCCCGCCCGTCGACGAGGACCTGGACCGCCTCACCCAGCGCGAGCGCGAGGTGCTGCGGCTGATCGCGCGCGGGTACGCGTACAAGGAGATCGCCAAGCAGCTGTTCATCTCGGTCAAGACCGTGGAATCCCACGTCTCGGCCGTGCTGCGCAAGCTCCAGCTCTCCAACCGCCACGAGCTGACCCGCTGGGCGACGGCCCGCCGGCTGATCTGA
- a CDS encoding C40 family peptidase, which translates to MASHRKPRQRPLTGGTARSSVRTTAATLALAGAATATAFEGTSHADPQPTPSQVKSEMDRLYEEAEAATDRYNGAKEKADEAQRALDGLRDETARKTDRLNTARSALGSLAATQYRSGTLGAAVQLAMSDDPQEYLDRAALIARAGNRNAADLSAVRRGLDEVGKLKEQADGRLADLRGRQRELAGHKAEIEEKLTAAQRLLAKLTAEERAAYEARSAGPAPSRPATQAPPPADSSRAARAVAFAYGAIGKPYVWGATGPGSYDCSGLTQAAWRAAGVSLPRTTYTQINAGQRVSRDRLAPGDLVFFYSGVTHVGMYVGNGQMVHAPRPGSTVRVAPVDSMPWAGASRPA; encoded by the coding sequence GTGGCCAGTCATCGAAAGCCCAGGCAGCGCCCGCTCACCGGCGGCACGGCACGGAGCTCCGTACGCACCACCGCCGCCACCCTCGCCCTCGCGGGCGCTGCCACCGCCACCGCGTTCGAAGGCACGTCCCACGCCGATCCGCAGCCGACGCCCTCGCAGGTCAAGTCGGAGATGGACCGGCTCTACGAGGAGGCCGAGGCCGCGACGGACCGGTACAACGGGGCGAAGGAGAAGGCCGACGAGGCGCAGCGCGCGCTCGACGGGCTGCGGGACGAGACCGCCCGCAAGACCGACCGGCTCAACACGGCCCGCAGTGCGCTCGGTTCGCTGGCCGCGACGCAGTACCGCAGCGGCACGCTGGGCGCCGCCGTACAGCTGGCGATGTCCGACGATCCGCAGGAGTACCTGGACCGGGCCGCCCTCATCGCCCGCGCCGGGAACCGCAACGCGGCCGATCTCTCGGCCGTGCGGCGGGGGCTCGACGAGGTCGGGAAGCTCAAGGAACAGGCCGACGGGCGCCTGGCCGACCTGCGGGGCCGGCAGCGCGAACTCGCGGGCCACAAGGCCGAGATCGAGGAGAAGCTGACCGCCGCGCAGCGGCTGCTGGCCAAGCTGACGGCCGAGGAGCGCGCGGCCTACGAGGCCCGCTCGGCCGGACCCGCCCCGAGCCGCCCCGCCACCCAGGCTCCGCCGCCCGCCGACAGTTCCCGCGCGGCCCGCGCGGTGGCGTTCGCGTACGGGGCGATCGGCAAGCCGTACGTGTGGGGCGCGACGGGCCCGGGCTCGTACGACTGCTCCGGCCTGACCCAGGCGGCCTGGCGGGCGGCCGGGGTGTCGCTGCCGCGCACCACCTATACGCAGATCAACGCGGGACAGCGGGTCTCCCGCGACCGGCTGGCCCCCGGTGACCTGGTGTTCTTCTACTCCGGCGTCACGCACGTCGGCATGTACGTCGGCAACGGCCAGATGGTCCACGCCCCGCGTCCCGGCTCCACGGTCCGCGTCGCGCCGGTGGACTCGATGCCCTGGGCCGGAGCCTCGCGGCCGGCCTGA
- a CDS encoding class F sortase: MPRPQERTKPRGGWGVVAVVALSGTFLLTNGLDLDGGPPQPAQAAVLVGDPAHDEAARRLPPAPRPLKPSPPTRIRIPAVQVDAPVSRVGLDAEGWVDAPPPEDRNLAGWYEGSPAPGAQGTTVIDGHVDNKRGPAVFYALGSLKQGQHIEVDRQDGRTAVFTVYGIEVVGKNDFPAARVYGPKGAPEIRVITCGGGFSKKGGYDGNVVVFARLTEIRG; this comes from the coding sequence ATGCCCCGCCCCCAGGAGCGTACGAAGCCTCGCGGCGGCTGGGGCGTCGTTGCCGTGGTCGCCCTCAGCGGCACGTTTCTCCTCACCAACGGGCTCGACCTGGACGGCGGTCCACCGCAGCCCGCGCAGGCCGCCGTGCTGGTCGGCGACCCTGCCCACGACGAGGCCGCCCGCCGCCTCCCGCCGGCCCCGCGGCCGCTGAAGCCCTCCCCGCCGACCCGGATCCGGATTCCGGCCGTACAGGTCGACGCCCCCGTCAGCCGGGTCGGACTCGATGCCGAGGGCTGGGTGGACGCCCCGCCGCCGGAGGACCGGAACCTGGCCGGCTGGTACGAGGGCTCGCCCGCCCCGGGCGCCCAGGGCACGACGGTGATCGACGGTCACGTGGACAACAAACGGGGACCGGCCGTCTTCTACGCGCTCGGCTCGCTCAAGCAGGGGCAGCACATCGAGGTGGACCGACAGGACGGCCGTACCGCCGTGTTCACCGTGTACGGCATCGAGGTCGTCGGCAAGAACGATTTTCCGGCGGCGCGGGTCTACGGACCCAAGGGCGCTCCGGAGATCCGCGTGATCACCTGCGGCGGCGGCTTCTCGAAGAAGGGGGGCTACGACGGCAACGTGGTCGTCTTCGCCCGCCTGACGGAGATCCGCGGATAG
- a CDS encoding C40 family peptidase: protein MYPYGFPSSHPSPHHRKPRTRRHPNTPTVVVTTAALSSLGLLLPHQAAAAPAPRPSVEEVRTRVDELHRQAGTATQAYDAAAGRTAEQRALLSALMDQVAGTTQKLNEARRLLGSHAADRYRGAGGLGGTATLLLSADPQAFFAQAHLLNRLGGREDALLTQYTRARAETAGKRREAAVVVGELEQAQEELRGRKQEVQARLAEANTLLARLTASERARALAPRAPAASGPLPGDAAASASGAKAVAFARAQLGKPYVWGATGPRSYDCSGLTQAAWRAAGITLPRTTWDQVKAAPRIATKDLRPGDLVFFYADISHVGIYIGGGRMIHAPRPGTSVREDSVYYQPIYGSVRPG from the coding sequence GTGTACCCGTACGGATTCCCCTCGTCCCACCCCTCCCCCCACCACCGCAAGCCGCGCACCCGAAGACATCCGAACACCCCCACCGTGGTCGTCACGACCGCGGCCCTGTCCTCCTTGGGCCTGCTCCTCCCCCACCAGGCCGCGGCGGCGCCCGCCCCCCGCCCCTCGGTGGAGGAGGTCCGGACCCGCGTGGACGAGCTGCACCGGCAGGCGGGCACGGCCACCCAGGCCTACGACGCGGCGGCCGGGCGGACCGCGGAGCAGCGGGCCCTGCTGTCGGCGCTCATGGACCAGGTCGCCGGCACCACGCAGAAGCTGAACGAGGCCCGGCGGCTGCTCGGCAGCCACGCCGCCGACCGGTACCGCGGCGCCGGTGGCCTCGGCGGTACCGCGACCCTGCTGCTCAGCGCCGATCCGCAGGCCTTCTTCGCGCAGGCGCACCTGCTGAACCGGCTCGGCGGCCGCGAGGACGCACTGCTCACCCAGTACACCCGGGCCAGGGCGGAGACGGCCGGCAAGCGCCGGGAGGCGGCCGTGGTGGTCGGGGAACTGGAGCAGGCGCAGGAGGAGCTGCGCGGGCGCAAGCAGGAGGTGCAGGCCCGGCTCGCGGAGGCGAACACCCTGCTGGCCCGGCTCACCGCGTCGGAGCGGGCGCGGGCGCTGGCCCCGCGGGCACCGGCCGCCTCGGGGCCGCTGCCCGGGGACGCCGCCGCGTCGGCGTCGGGGGCCAAGGCGGTGGCCTTCGCCCGGGCCCAGCTGGGAAAACCGTACGTCTGGGGCGCGACCGGCCCGCGCTCGTACGACTGCTCCGGCCTGACCCAGGCCGCCTGGCGGGCGGCGGGGATCACGCTGCCGCGCACCACCTGGGACCAGGTGAAGGCGGCTCCGCGGATCGCGACCAAGGATCTGCGCCCGGGGGACCTGGTCTTCTTCTACGCGGACATCAGTCACGTCGGGATCTACATCGGCGGTGGCCGTATGATCCACGCCCCGCGGCCGGGGACGTCCGTCCGCGAGGACTCGGTCTACTACCAGCCGATCTACGGGAGCGTCCGGCCGGGGTGA
- the pcrA gene encoding DNA helicase PcrA: MSSLFDDSFLADLSPSEEVPPPPEDHAAPETGADDLFGGRFDAPIHGDAYYRDGAPRPVIDPAALLEGLNTEQRAAVVHAGSPLLIVAGAGSGKTRVLTHRIGHLLGARGVHPGQILAITFTNKAAGEMKERVEDLVGPRANAMWVSTFHSACVRILRRESKRLGFTSSFSIYDASDSKRLMALVCRDLDLDPKKFPPKAFSAKISNLKNELIDADAFAGQAADGFEKTLAQAYAMYQGRLGEANALDFDDIIMTTVHLLQAFPEVAEHYRRRFRHVLVDEYQDTNHAQYTLVRELVGTGYPDLPPAELCVVGDADQSIYAFRGATIRNILQFEEDYADATTILLEQNYRSTQTILSAANAVIERNENRRAKNLWTEAGSGAVITGYVADTEHDEAQFIADEIDRLTDAGDAKAGDVAIFYRTNAQSRVFEEIFIRVGLPYKVVGGVRFYERKEVRDVLAYLRVLSNPEDNVPLRRILNVPKRGIGERAEAMIDALAMREKITFPQALRRVDEAFGMAARSTNAVKRFNVLMEELRTIVDSGAGPAVVLEAVLERTGYLAELQASTDPQDETRIENLQELAAVALEFEQAREAAAAEAAENGAPPVGPGTLAEFLEQVALVADSDQIPDEDTDGNGVITLMTLHTAKGLEFPVVFLTGMEDGVFPHMRALGQTKELEEERRLAYVGITRARERLYLTRSSMRSAWGTPSYNPPSRFLEEIPAEYLQWKRTGAAQKPAGPMRSSGSGYGSSGSGGAGGGSKASFGTSPEAFLSSSRSKSGPSGFATRRASDKPVIALVVGDRVTHDQFGLGTVMEVRGAGADAQATIDFGDEKPKRLLLRYAPVQKL, from the coding sequence ATGAGCAGCCTCTTTGACGACAGCTTCCTGGCCGACCTCTCCCCCTCCGAAGAGGTCCCCCCGCCGCCCGAAGACCATGCCGCGCCCGAGACGGGCGCGGACGATCTCTTCGGGGGCCGGTTCGATGCGCCCATCCACGGGGACGCGTACTACCGGGACGGCGCCCCCAGGCCCGTCATCGACCCGGCGGCGCTCCTGGAGGGGCTGAACACGGAGCAGCGCGCCGCCGTGGTGCACGCGGGTTCCCCGCTGCTCATCGTGGCCGGCGCCGGATCCGGCAAGACGCGCGTGCTGACGCACCGCATCGGCCACCTGCTGGGCGCGCGCGGGGTCCACCCGGGCCAGATCCTGGCGATCACCTTCACCAACAAGGCCGCCGGCGAGATGAAGGAGCGCGTCGAGGACCTCGTCGGCCCGCGCGCGAACGCCATGTGGGTCTCCACCTTCCACAGCGCGTGCGTGCGCATCCTGCGCCGCGAGTCCAAGCGGCTCGGCTTCACCTCGTCCTTCTCGATCTACGACGCGTCCGACTCGAAGCGCCTGATGGCGCTCGTCTGCCGCGACCTGGACCTGGACCCGAAGAAGTTCCCGCCGAAGGCCTTCAGCGCCAAGATCTCGAACCTGAAGAACGAGCTCATCGACGCGGACGCCTTCGCGGGGCAGGCCGCGGACGGTTTCGAGAAGACCCTCGCCCAGGCGTACGCGATGTACCAGGGGCGCCTCGGCGAGGCCAACGCCCTCGACTTCGACGACATCATCATGACCACGGTCCACCTGCTCCAGGCCTTCCCGGAGGTCGCGGAGCACTACCGGCGCCGCTTCCGGCACGTGCTGGTCGACGAGTACCAGGACACCAACCACGCCCAGTACACGCTCGTGCGCGAGCTGGTCGGCACCGGCTACCCGGACCTGCCGCCCGCCGAGTTGTGCGTCGTGGGTGACGCCGACCAGTCGATCTACGCCTTCCGCGGCGCGACCATCCGCAACATCCTCCAGTTCGAAGAGGACTACGCGGACGCGACCACGATCCTGCTCGAGCAGAACTACCGCTCCACCCAGACGATCCTGTCCGCCGCCAACGCGGTCATCGAGCGCAACGAGAACCGCCGCGCGAAGAACCTGTGGACCGAGGCCGGCAGCGGCGCCGTCATCACGGGCTACGTCGCGGACACCGAGCACGACGAAGCGCAGTTCATCGCCGACGAGATCGACCGGCTGACCGACGCGGGAGACGCGAAGGCAGGCGACGTCGCGATCTTCTACCGGACCAACGCGCAGTCCCGCGTGTTCGAGGAGATCTTCATCCGCGTCGGACTGCCCTACAAGGTCGTCGGCGGCGTCCGGTTCTACGAGCGCAAGGAGGTCCGCGACGTCCTCGCGTACCTGCGCGTCCTGTCGAATCCCGAGGACAACGTCCCGCTCCGGCGGATCCTGAACGTGCCCAAGCGCGGTATCGGCGAGCGCGCCGAGGCCATGATCGACGCGCTCGCGATGCGCGAGAAGATCACCTTCCCGCAGGCGCTGCGCCGGGTCGACGAGGCCTTCGGCATGGCCGCCCGCTCGACCAACGCCGTCAAGCGCTTCAACGTGCTGATGGAGGAGCTCCGCACCATCGTGGACTCGGGCGCCGGTCCGGCGGTGGTCCTGGAAGCGGTCCTGGAGCGCACGGGCTACCTCGCCGAACTCCAGGCCTCGACCGACCCGCAGGACGAGACGCGCATCGAGAACCTCCAGGAACTCGCCGCCGTGGCACTCGAATTCGAGCAGGCCAGGGAAGCGGCGGCGGCCGAGGCCGCCGAGAACGGTGCCCCGCCGGTGGGCCCCGGCACGCTCGCCGAGTTCCTGGAGCAGGTCGCGCTGGTCGCCGACTCCGACCAGATCCCGGACGAGGACACCGACGGCAACGGGGTCATCACCCTGATGACCCTGCACACCGCCAAGGGCCTCGAGTTCCCGGTGGTCTTCCTGACCGGCATGGAGGACGGGGTCTTCCCGCACATGCGCGCGCTGGGCCAGACCAAGGAGCTGGAGGAGGAGCGCCGCCTCGCCTACGTGGGCATCACGCGGGCGCGCGAGCGGCTGTACCTGACGCGCTCGAGCATGCGCAGCGCGTGGGGCACGCCCTCCTACAACCCGCCGTCGCGGTTCCTGGAAGAGATCCCGGCCGAGTACCTGCAGTGGAAGCGCACGGGCGCGGCGCAGAAGCCGGCGGGCCCGATGCGGAGCTCGGGCTCGGGGTACGGGTCCTCCGGCTCGGGTGGGGCCGGGGGCGGGTCGAAGGCCTCGTTCGGCACTTCGCCGGAGGCCTTCCTGTCCTCGTCGCGTTCGAAGTCGGGCCCGTCGGGGTTCGCCACGCGGCGGGCCTCCGACAAGCCGGTCATCGCGCTGGTGGTCGGGGACCGGGTCACGCACGACCAGTTCGGGCTGGGCACGGTCATGGAGGTCAGGGGCGCGGGCGCGGACGCGCAGGCCACCATCGACTTCGGGGACGAGAAGCCGAAGCGGCTCCTGCTGCGGTACGCGCCGGTGCAGAAGCTCTAG
- a CDS encoding M23 family metallopeptidase produces MPGSAEHKSLRRLSLRVTAGYSHATALLRGPHIPRPPRPPAAEAKEKLVNDRPSSGQYPDFGYDGLSTTTFAGDSAYASYETQAQGYNYGATYGSYDTGSYDTGSYDTTAWTAPQNSYAQPSVDAYAAYDGYLSTVPTQGGVSVDYQSTAFGYETSAEQTGHWSVPGYGTETGAYDATAWNTASEPAYGYGAYEQQQHQVPAQEQAHGQAHAQVHEQQYAYDYGYEVYAATSPEVEGEVPLDVTYTETAVFEFLPADADDADTDAGADADMDGDAGTEVHDLPTQAMPVSPAAPAEPRPSRRAGSKPGSKPVAKASAAKAGSTNRRRTPAKRSALLTVAVPSACVMGVAGVAAASVGGLTGAEKPSEETTTLAAPDPASIKPVAANSKLDTQLTALSADAGDFADRASRTQERIDLRLRQDQEKKQKAEEAAAREAARPKFALPVARHGLSAGFGQAGVNWMSVHTGIDFPVSYGSSVMAATDGTVRSQWNPAYGNMVILTAPDGTETWYCHLSSAKIRSGKVKAGDVIAYSGNSGNSTGPHLHFEVRPGGGSPVDPQSWLRAHGLNPN; encoded by the coding sequence ATGCCCGGTTCCGCCGAGCACAAAAGCCTCCGAAGATTGTCGTTGCGTGTAACCGCCGGGTACAGTCACGCCACTGCTCTCCTCCGAGGACCCCACATTCCTCGGCCACCCAGGCCCCCCGCTGCCGAGGCGAAAGAGAAGTTGGTGAACGACCGCCCCTCGTCGGGCCAGTACCCCGATTTTGGGTATGACGGCCTTTCCACCACCACTTTCGCTGGCGATTCAGCCTATGCGTCCTATGAAACACAGGCCCAGGGCTACAACTACGGCGCCACCTACGGTTCCTACGACACCGGTTCCTACGACACCGGCTCGTACGACACCACGGCTTGGACCGCCCCCCAGAACTCCTACGCGCAGCCGTCCGTCGACGCATACGCCGCCTACGACGGCTACCTCTCGACCGTCCCCACCCAGGGCGGCGTCTCCGTGGACTACCAGTCCACCGCCTTCGGCTACGAGACCTCCGCCGAGCAGACCGGCCACTGGTCGGTCCCGGGCTACGGGACCGAGACCGGTGCCTACGACGCCACCGCCTGGAACACGGCCTCCGAACCGGCCTACGGGTACGGCGCTTACGAGCAGCAGCAACACCAAGTCCCGGCGCAGGAGCAGGCCCACGGCCAGGCCCACGCCCAGGTTCACGAGCAGCAGTACGCCTACGACTACGGGTACGAGGTCTACGCCGCCACCTCGCCCGAGGTCGAGGGCGAGGTCCCGCTCGACGTGACCTACACCGAGACCGCCGTCTTCGAGTTCCTCCCCGCCGATGCCGATGACGCGGACACGGATGCGGGCGCGGACGCGGACATGGACGGGGATGCGGGCACCGAGGTGCACGATCTCCCCACCCAGGCCATGCCCGTCTCCCCGGCCGCGCCCGCCGAGCCGCGCCCCTCGCGCCGCGCCGGTTCCAAGCCCGGCTCGAAGCCCGTCGCCAAGGCGAGTGCCGCCAAGGCCGGCAGCACCAACCGCCGTCGTACTCCCGCCAAGCGTTCCGCGCTGCTGACCGTGGCCGTTCCCTCGGCCTGCGTGATGGGCGTCGCGGGTGTCGCCGCCGCCTCCGTGGGCGGTCTCACCGGTGCGGAGAAGCCGTCCGAGGAGACCACCACCCTGGCCGCCCCCGACCCGGCCTCCATCAAGCCGGTCGCGGCGAACAGCAAGCTCGACACGCAGCTCACCGCCCTCAGCGCCGACGCCGGCGACTTCGCGGACCGCGCGAGCCGCACCCAGGAACGCATCGACCTGCGCCTGCGCCAGGACCAGGAGAAGAAGCAGAAGGCGGAGGAGGCGGCGGCCAGGGAGGCGGCCCGCCCCAAGTTCGCCCTCCCCGTCGCGCGGCACGGCCTCAGCGCCGGCTTCGGCCAGGCGGGCGTCAACTGGATGTCCGTGCACACCGGCATCGACTTCCCGGTGTCCTACGGGTCTTCGGTCATGGCCGCCACCGACGGCACCGTGCGCAGCCAGTGGAACCCCGCCTACGGCAACATGGTGATACTCACCGCGCCCGACGGTACCGAGACCTGGTACTGCCACCTCAGCAGCGCCAAGATCCGCTCCGGCAAGGTCAAGGCCGGCGACGTGATCGCGTACTCCGGCAACTCCGGCAACTCCACCGGCCCGCACCTGCACTTCGAGGTACGGCCGGGCGGCGGCTCCCCGGTGGACCCGCAGTCGTGGCTGCGCGCCCACGGCCTGAACCCGAACTAG